One window of Gloeothece citriformis PCC 7424 genomic DNA carries:
- a CDS encoding pentapeptide repeat-containing protein translates to MKELERYYDMLGLELGASLEEINQAYKDLAFIWHPDRLPKDNPRLLEKATAKLQELNLAREQLRLNYLHRHEPSPTPPKKPPSYPSSPIYHPTEERYHQAKRPYYRDYRQADFRGANLREKDFSGRNLAQADLSHADLTDSFLHKINLEGANLYRANLFRANLLEANLRGANLQQTHLIGADLSGSDLREADLRGAKIGYGKRIMVKLTGAILTGAILPDGSIHR, encoded by the coding sequence ATGAAAGAGCTAGAACGATATTATGATATGCTAGGGTTAGAATTGGGAGCTTCTCTCGAAGAGATCAATCAAGCCTATAAAGACCTAGCTTTCATTTGGCATCCCGATCGCTTGCCTAAAGATAATCCAAGACTTTTAGAAAAAGCGACTGCTAAACTTCAAGAATTAAATTTAGCTAGGGAACAGTTACGCTTAAACTATCTTCATCGGCATGAACCCTCCCCCACCCCCCCGAAAAAACCTCCCTCTTACCCGTCTTCCCCCATTTATCACCCGACAGAGGAACGTTACCATCAAGCGAAGCGTCCCTACTATCGAGATTATCGTCAGGCTGATTTTCGGGGAGCTAATCTCAGAGAAAAAGATTTTTCCGGACGAAATTTGGCTCAAGCTGATTTGAGTCATGCTGATTTAACCGATAGTTTTTTGCATAAAATCAATTTAGAAGGAGCAAATCTCTACCGTGCTAATCTTTTTCGGGCGAATTTGCTAGAAGCCAATTTAAGAGGCGCAAATTTACAACAAACTCATTTAATAGGGGCTGATCTAAGTGGGTCAGATTTAAGAGAGGCAGATTTAAGAGGTGCTAAAATCGGTTATGGTAAACGAATTATGGTGAAATTAACGGGAGCAATCTTAACTGGTGCGATTTTGCCCGATGGTTCTATTCATCGCTAA
- a CDS encoding CAAD domain-containing protein gives MSSQLSIENQKPQSQTSLTQVEQKSSNQLAISSTLEQVVQVGWQITALIEQIPQYWTDFWQAYQRPIILLGWILGAVITLKVFLAVLAAINSLPLLAPLLQLVGLGYSVWFVVGNLLGFANRQVILAKINGLKEYIFGVS, from the coding sequence ATGTCCTCTCAACTCTCTATAGAAAACCAAAAGCCTCAATCTCAAACCTCTTTAACTCAGGTTGAGCAAAAATCATCGAATCAGTTAGCTATTTCATCGACTTTAGAACAAGTGGTTCAGGTGGGATGGCAAATCACTGCATTAATTGAACAGATTCCCCAATATTGGACAGATTTTTGGCAAGCTTATCAGCGTCCTATTATTCTTTTAGGTTGGATTTTAGGCGCTGTAATCACGCTGAAAGTATTTTTAGCTGTTCTGGCTGCTATCAATAGTTTACCTTTATTAGCTCCTCTGCTGCAATTGGTGGGGTTAGGGTATAGTGTTTGGTTTGTTGTTGGGAATTTACTCGGTTTTGCCAATCGACAGGTGATTTTAGCCAAAATTAACGGCTTGAAAGAATATATTTTTGGAGTTTCATGA
- a CDS encoding vitamin K epoxide reductase family protein: MNPTQLSQELRQGKNPHMTRRRWIVGLSLLGGTMGEVVTLYQTGIVNHLPDPPVPIFDADRVDASEYAYSRFNSPDGPIMMVNYAITAWLASAGGLDRARRNPLIPIAMGVKILIDAIVSGKLANEEWSENQAFCEYCQVATVCSLVSLILAAPEVMAASRTLLGYGEKDQATNR, from the coding sequence ATGAATCCCACACAACTCAGTCAGGAACTACGCCAAGGAAAAAATCCTCACATGACTCGTCGGCGCTGGATTGTTGGTTTATCTCTGCTTGGAGGTACAATGGGAGAAGTGGTCACTCTCTACCAAACGGGGATTGTTAACCATTTACCCGACCCTCCCGTGCCTATTTTTGATGCCGATCGGGTTGACGCTTCTGAGTATGCTTATAGTAGATTTAACTCCCCTGATGGGCCAATTATGATGGTTAATTATGCTATTACTGCATGGCTGGCCTCTGCCGGAGGGTTAGACCGGGCAAGGCGTAATCCCTTGATTCCGATTGCTATGGGTGTTAAAATACTAATTGATGCGATCGTTTCAGGCAAACTCGCTAATGAAGAATGGAGTGAAAATCAAGCTTTTTGTGAGTATTGTCAAGTGGCGACTGTTTGCTCGTTGGTGTCCTTAATTTTGGCTGCTCCTGAAGTGATGGCCGCTAGTCGGACTTTATTAGGATATGGTGAAAAAGACCAGGCTACCAACAGGTAA
- a CDS encoding M20 metallopeptidase family protein — MKIRPAIEHLQPRLVEWRRKIHQYPELGFCEVMTAEFIAQSLKEWGLEPITGIAQTGIMVTITGNRPGKTLAFRADMDALPIPENNQVSYKSQHQGISHACGHDGHVAILLGVAHYLSQHREFAGEIRLIFQPAEEGLGGAKAMIEAGVTEGIDGIIGLHLWNSLPLGTVGIRPDNLMAASERFECTILGRGGHPGMPHQTVDAVIIVTQIIQALQMIVSRNINPFDPCVITVGQVSGGTRYNVIASSAEFSGTVRYFHPYLKDFIPKRIEEVIKGICQLHGAEYELNWYRTSPAVINDPNLTQLVRSVAETLVEIPANIMDNCQTMAGEDFSYFQTEIPGCFFFLGCGNPQLELNYPHHHPRFNFEERALMYGVEILVNCAEQILK, encoded by the coding sequence ATGAAAATCAGACCAGCAATTGAACACTTACAACCGCGCTTAGTCGAGTGGAGACGAAAAATACATCAATATCCAGAGTTAGGGTTTTGTGAGGTGATGACGGCTGAATTTATTGCTCAATCTTTAAAAGAATGGGGACTTGAACCGATAACCGGCATAGCACAAACCGGTATTATGGTAACAATAACTGGAAATAGACCCGGAAAAACCTTAGCTTTTCGTGCGGATATGGACGCTTTACCGATACCAGAAAATAATCAAGTGTCCTATAAATCACAACATCAAGGAATTAGTCACGCCTGTGGTCATGATGGTCATGTGGCTATTTTACTCGGTGTCGCTCATTATTTATCGCAACATCGAGAATTTGCCGGGGAAATTAGGCTCATTTTCCAACCGGCGGAGGAAGGGTTAGGAGGAGCAAAAGCGATGATTGAAGCCGGGGTTACAGAGGGAATAGATGGTATCATCGGCTTACATTTGTGGAATAGTTTACCCTTGGGGACAGTTGGGATACGTCCGGATAATTTAATGGCGGCTTCAGAGCGGTTTGAATGTACGATTTTAGGAAGAGGGGGACATCCGGGAATGCCTCACCAAACGGTTGATGCAGTCATTATAGTCACTCAAATTATCCAAGCCTTACAGATGATCGTATCCCGTAATATTAACCCCTTTGATCCCTGTGTGATTACGGTTGGTCAGGTTTCTGGGGGCACAAGATACAATGTTATTGCTAGTAGCGCAGAATTTAGTGGCACTGTCCGTTATTTTCATCCCTATTTAAAAGACTTTATTCCTAAAAGAATTGAAGAGGTAATTAAAGGTATTTGTCAACTTCATGGGGCTGAATATGAACTCAATTGGTATCGTACCAGTCCGGCGGTAATTAACGATCCAAACTTAACTCAATTAGTCCGCTCTGTAGCCGAAACTTTAGTCGAAATTCCTGCTAATATTATGGATAATTGTCAAACGATGGCCGGAGAAGACTTTAGCTATTTTCAAACTGAAATACCGGGATGTTTCTTTTTTCTCGGTTGCGGAAACCCTCAATTAGAGTTAAATTATCCTCATCATCATCCCCGTTTCAATTTTGAGGAAAGGGCTTTAATGTATGGCGTAGAGATATTAGTCAACTGTGCCGAACAGATTTTAAAATAA
- a CDS encoding HetZ-related protein 2, whose protein sequence is MSKAEELEKNWHSRLSKEDIQLSETVRHSLINWLLGEDRQRFEDLDLEQLEICCQGMDYRYRILRQRYLFVSPTQAYKNLLNRLGSVVTLRNKIRTWVALSRDRQRAVVDVLQEVIQEMLKNDRYIQTQIAWISQCTQDERLRNSILFATIEEYSLRPIRNQPLLAYRFVNYLRRQSRGGMTQVPQQEIIRILSDEVGTDEDESSMSLLDTQAANQYQEVQEWEEKQTLRLKVQREFEAYLESKIDRVAVEWLRLYLAGRSQEAIAKRLNLPIKQIYRLREKVSYHAIKGFALKGKPELVASWLEISLKEHNLGLTPVQWEKFSQNLTPIQQEILTLSKSNKSLETIGQELKLKKSQILKEWSEIYLAAQSLRTDGIN, encoded by the coding sequence ATGAGTAAAGCCGAGGAGTTAGAGAAAAACTGGCATTCTCGTCTGAGTAAAGAAGACATCCAACTCAGTGAAACGGTACGTCATAGTCTCATTAACTGGTTATTGGGGGAAGATCGCCAACGATTTGAAGACCTCGACTTAGAACAATTAGAAATCTGTTGTCAGGGAATGGACTATCGTTATCGGATTTTACGACAACGTTATCTGTTTGTCAGTCCTACTCAAGCGTATAAAAATTTACTCAATCGTTTAGGATCGGTGGTCACCCTCCGCAATAAAATCCGCACTTGGGTTGCCTTAAGTCGAGATCGACAACGGGCGGTGGTTGATGTTTTACAAGAAGTCATTCAAGAAATGTTAAAAAATGACCGCTACATTCAAACTCAAATTGCTTGGATTAGTCAATGTACCCAAGATGAACGTCTCAGAAATAGTATTCTTTTTGCGACGATCGAAGAATATAGCCTACGCCCGATTCGCAATCAACCCCTTTTAGCTTATCGCTTTGTCAATTACCTACGTCGTCAATCTCGTGGTGGAATGACACAAGTTCCGCAACAGGAAATTATCCGCATTTTATCTGACGAAGTGGGCACTGATGAAGATGAGTCTTCTATGAGTTTATTAGATACTCAGGCAGCGAACCAGTATCAAGAAGTTCAAGAATGGGAAGAAAAACAAACCCTACGACTCAAAGTTCAACGCGAATTTGAAGCCTATTTAGAATCTAAAATCGATCGTGTGGCAGTAGAGTGGTTGAGACTTTATTTAGCAGGACGATCTCAAGAAGCGATCGCTAAACGACTGAATTTACCGATTAAACAAATTTATCGACTTCGGGAAAAAGTAAGCTATCATGCGATTAAAGGATTTGCCCTGAAAGGAAAACCTGAATTAGTAGCGAGTTGGTTAGAAATTTCCTTAAAAGAGCATAATTTAGGGCTTACTCCCGTACAATGGGAAAAATTTTCCCAAAACTTAACCCCGATTCAACAAGAAATTCTAACTTTATCTAAATCAAATAAATCTCTAGAAACCATTGGTCAAGAGTTGAAGTTAAAAAAGAGTCAGATTCTTAAGGAATGGAGTGAAATTTACCTAGCGGCCCAAAGTCTTCGTACTGATGGAATTAACTAA
- a CDS encoding BON domain-containing protein: MKKITTILLGSILLLGAVACQDVSKTSSDSPDSLEETTEAPTQDTVEDSREDAQSEVRRDQLNADIRANEERNNAFNDGQENRSDDSVETEVRSKLEANIPKSQLSVESEEGTVTVAGTVPDEQDIEKIEPLAMEIKGVKRVVNQATYAPPTQEQQDQ; the protein is encoded by the coding sequence ATGAAAAAAATTACCACTATTTTATTGGGCAGTATATTACTCTTAGGGGCTGTTGCTTGTCAAGATGTGTCTAAAACCAGTTCAGACTCTCCTGATTCTCTTGAAGAAACGACGGAAGCCCCCACTCAAGATACGGTTGAAGATAGCCGAGAAGATGCTCAGAGCGAAGTCCGTCGAGATCAGCTTAATGCCGATATTCGAGCCAATGAAGAGCGTAATAATGCCTTTAACGATGGTCAAGAAAACCGATCGGATGATTCTGTTGAAACGGAAGTTCGCAGTAAATTAGAAGCTAATATTCCTAAAAGTCAGTTATCGGTTGAATCTGAAGAAGGAACGGTAACAGTAGCCGGCACTGTGCCCGATGAGCAAGACATTGAAAAAATTGAGCCTTTGGCAATGGAAATTAAAGGGGTTAAAAGGGTAGTTAATCAAGCTACCTATGCTCCACCAACACAAGAACAACAAGACCAGTAA
- a CDS encoding general stress protein: MPLGKHRRAVGVFPHRHDAEIALHELRDSGFGMDKVSVIVRDAQENDRLAGAQMHDRVGNKADEGATAGALTGGALGGLTGLLVGLGALAIPGIGPIMLAGATATTLATTLSGGVIGAVSGGIIGGLIGLGIPEERARVYNERVSRGEYLLIVDGTDDEIARAEAILRHRGIEEFDIYNIPDGYRVPEDYGTVTHSTPTPTTGVTHLRNKHALGYFSHYHDAQRAIDALRDAGFPLSQISLVGERFDRRESFTGIELLDRFNGSRLGLPEERTRYYSDRIQRGDYVVIVRGTDEEIRQAASILSHHRIQEWQVYDPTSINPPVSHQPVTHSTLTPEVSHHTQRRAVGILPNRRDAEMALRELRDAGFPMEKVSLIGKNDHQVAGVNHDVHKGNKADEGAKAGAAAGGVLGGLTGLLVGLGSLAVPGIGPLLFAGTGATALATALTGGAIGAAAGGLGGALIGLGIPEHQAQHYSDRVKRGGYLLMVDGTEDEIRHAEAILTRWGVEDWGIFDAPRSHTTPTPHSPHRVAQQQPEIRSVEPQTSHSTLEGEAISEHPKVIIVDHRHEVL, from the coding sequence ATGCCTTTAGGAAAACATAGACGAGCGGTAGGCGTTTTTCCCCATCGTCATGATGCAGAAATAGCCCTTCATGAACTGAGAGATTCTGGATTTGGGATGGATAAAGTCTCCGTGATAGTCCGAGATGCTCAAGAAAATGATCGTCTGGCGGGGGCACAAATGCACGATCGCGTCGGCAATAAGGCGGATGAAGGCGCGACAGCCGGAGCTTTGACTGGAGGAGCATTAGGCGGTTTAACCGGGTTACTTGTCGGATTAGGAGCTTTGGCCATACCCGGAATTGGGCCAATTATGTTAGCTGGAGCAACAGCCACAACCCTTGCTACTACCCTTTCTGGGGGAGTCATAGGTGCAGTAAGCGGTGGCATTATTGGGGGACTCATTGGCTTGGGAATTCCCGAAGAACGGGCGAGAGTTTATAACGAAAGAGTGTCTAGAGGAGAATATTTATTGATCGTCGATGGGACAGATGACGAAATTGCCAGAGCCGAAGCGATTTTAAGACATCGTGGTATTGAAGAATTTGATATTTATAATATTCCCGATGGTTATCGCGTCCCTGAAGATTATGGGACTGTGACTCACTCAACTCCGACTCCGACGACTGGTGTAACTCATCTGAGAAATAAACACGCCCTTGGCTATTTTTCTCATTATCACGATGCTCAACGGGCGATCGATGCACTCAGAGACGCAGGTTTTCCTCTGTCTCAAATTTCCTTGGTTGGAGAACGTTTTGACCGGCGCGAATCTTTTACAGGAATTGAACTCCTCGATCGCTTTAATGGATCGAGATTAGGATTACCCGAGGAACGGACTCGGTATTATAGCGATCGCATTCAACGAGGAGATTATGTGGTCATTGTCCGAGGAACAGACGAGGAAATCCGTCAAGCCGCCTCTATTTTAAGCCATCATAGAATTCAAGAGTGGCAAGTTTACGATCCGACTAGCATTAACCCCCCCGTATCTCATCAACCTGTTACCCATAGCACCTTAACCCCTGAAGTGAGTCATCATACCCAACGTCGCGCGGTGGGAATTTTACCGAACCGTCGGGATGCAGAAATGGCACTTCGGGAACTGAGAGACGCGGGTTTTCCGATGGAAAAGGTATCTCTAATTGGGAAAAACGATCATCAAGTCGCTGGAGTTAACCATGACGTTCACAAAGGCAATAAAGCCGATGAGGGAGCTAAAGCGGGGGCTGCCGCAGGAGGTGTATTAGGGGGTTTAACTGGATTATTAGTCGGTTTGGGATCGTTAGCTGTTCCTGGGATCGGCCCTCTTCTGTTTGCGGGAACGGGTGCAACTGCTTTAGCGACTGCTCTGACTGGCGGTGCAATTGGTGCAGCAGCCGGAGGGTTAGGCGGTGCGTTGATTGGTTTAGGAATTCCAGAACATCAAGCTCAACATTACAGCGATCGGGTAAAACGAGGAGGCTATTTATTAATGGTAGATGGGACGGAGGACGAGATCCGTCATGCTGAAGCAATTTTAACCCGTTGGGGTGTGGAAGATTGGGGAATTTTTGATGCACCTCGCTCTCATACTACCCCTACTCCCCATTCTCCCCATCGTGTGGCCCAACAGCAGCCAGAAATCCGTTCTGTTGAACCTCAAACCTCTCACAGCACGTTAGAAGGTGAGGCAATTAGTGAACATCCCAAGGTGATCATTGTCGATCATCGTCATGAAGTTCTCTAA
- a CDS encoding cation:proton antiporter has translation MDQLNITLAVIGGLVLFLGLISDWMRRTWWTSDPMAGLILGILLSPLVFGLLDPTQWGISHYVIVREATRVTLAIGLMGVALRLPKNYFLTNKKPLAILLGLVMPLMWVSSGLLVYWILQIPFWEAMLVGGVVTPTDPIVASSIVTGPVAKQNLPERIRHIISAESGANDGLAYPFVFLPLLLLTKPSSTEALSEWFFKVVLWEVGGAVLLGIVFGYAAGRLLEWAESKKTIEETSFLGYTIALSLVMLGLGKLIGTDGILAVFVAGLAFREVIKGKERAEEENVQEAINRFFTLPIFILLGLVLPFEQWLTLGWRGLLLVVAILLLRRLPAIFVLSPLMKPLRNRADILFVSWFGPIAIAALYYASLSLERTGIEEVWAVGTLVICASIFVHGLTSTPGTRWYGTLTSY, from the coding sequence GTGGATCAATTAAACATAACATTAGCGGTAATCGGTGGGTTAGTTTTATTCCTAGGACTGATTTCAGATTGGATGCGGCGGACTTGGTGGACATCCGATCCAATGGCAGGATTGATATTAGGAATTCTGCTCAGTCCCCTTGTCTTCGGATTACTCGATCCAACTCAATGGGGTATTTCTCATTACGTTATCGTTAGAGAAGCAACCCGTGTAACTTTGGCAATTGGATTAATGGGGGTAGCCCTTCGCTTACCTAAAAATTATTTTTTGACTAATAAAAAACCTCTAGCCATACTATTAGGATTAGTCATGCCCTTAATGTGGGTTAGTAGTGGGTTGTTAGTTTATTGGATTTTACAAATTCCTTTTTGGGAAGCGATGTTAGTGGGGGGTGTGGTAACGCCTACTGACCCTATTGTTGCTAGCTCTATTGTGACTGGCCCAGTAGCCAAGCAAAATCTTCCCGAACGAATACGGCATATTATTTCAGCAGAATCTGGGGCTAATGATGGTTTAGCTTATCCCTTCGTTTTTTTACCCTTATTACTATTGACAAAACCTTCTTCTACAGAGGCTTTATCCGAGTGGTTTTTTAAGGTCGTACTTTGGGAAGTCGGGGGTGCTGTGTTGTTAGGTATCGTTTTTGGATATGCTGCCGGACGCTTGCTAGAATGGGCAGAAAGTAAAAAAACTATTGAAGAAACTTCTTTTTTAGGTTATACCATTGCCTTGTCTCTGGTGATGTTAGGGTTAGGTAAATTAATAGGAACTGATGGGATTCTTGCCGTATTTGTGGCCGGATTAGCGTTTAGAGAAGTGATTAAAGGTAAGGAAAGAGCCGAGGAAGAAAATGTCCAAGAAGCCATTAATCGTTTTTTTACCTTGCCTATTTTTATTCTTCTAGGTTTAGTGCTTCCCTTCGAGCAATGGCTAACTTTAGGATGGAGAGGGTTATTATTGGTTGTTGCTATCTTACTCTTGCGAAGACTACCAGCAATTTTTGTACTTTCTCCTTTGATGAAACCCCTAAGAAATCGAGCCGATATTTTATTTGTGAGTTGGTTTGGCCCCATTGCGATCGCTGCTCTTTATTATGCTAGTTTATCTTTAGAAAGAACGGGGATTGAGGAAGTTTGGGCTGTGGGGACTTTAGTCATTTGTGCTTCAATTTTTGTTCATGGTTTAACTTCTACTCCTGGAACTCGATGGTACGGGACTCTTACGTCTTATTGA
- the ntrB gene encoding nitrate ABC transporter permease — protein MLNISLVLLVAKSAWKTTKPLIFKDRFLLPLTGFVGVIILWWIVALVNPDLMPTPPEALVANLDYIINPFFVRGPGNLGIGWLLISSLRRVLIGFSLSALVAIPVGFLIGMSKPAMSALNPVIQILKPVSPLAWLPISLAIFNQADPSAIFVIFITSLWPTIINTALGVASVNSDYLDVAKVLEMPRWKQIFKIILPASLPYIFTGLRISLGIAWLVIVAVEMLTGGLGIGFFIWDEWNRLNLNSVFLAVLVIGLTGLLLDYALGQIQVLVTHRKAVIS, from the coding sequence ATGCTAAATATTTCTCTGGTTTTACTCGTTGCGAAATCCGCGTGGAAAACGACAAAGCCTCTGATCTTTAAAGATAGATTTTTATTGCCTTTGACCGGATTTGTAGGGGTTATTATTCTTTGGTGGATTGTGGCTTTAGTCAACCCAGATTTAATGCCAACACCACCAGAAGCGCTAGTAGCCAATTTAGATTATATTATTAATCCGTTCTTCGTGCGCGGGCCTGGTAATTTAGGAATAGGTTGGTTATTAATTTCCAGTTTAAGACGGGTATTAATCGGGTTTTCTTTAAGTGCTTTAGTGGCTATTCCAGTAGGGTTTCTGATTGGTATGTCTAAGCCGGCAATGTCAGCCCTTAATCCAGTCATACAAATCCTTAAACCCGTGTCCCCTTTAGCATGGCTGCCTATTTCTTTAGCTATTTTTAATCAAGCAGACCCATCAGCAATATTCGTTATTTTTATCACTTCACTTTGGCCGACGATTATTAACACGGCTTTGGGAGTTGCTAGCGTTAATTCAGATTACTTAGATGTGGCTAAAGTTTTAGAAATGCCCCGTTGGAAACAAATTTTTAAAATTATTCTACCTGCCAGTTTGCCTTACATTTTCACTGGATTAAGAATCAGTTTAGGAATTGCATGGCTGGTTATTGTAGCCGTAGAAATGTTAACAGGTGGCTTAGGAATCGGCTTTTTTATCTGGGATGAATGGAACCGTTTAAATCTTAATTCTGTATTTCTGGCTGTTCTAGTGATTGGGTTAACTGGGTTACTCCTAGACTATGCACTAGGTCAAATTCAAGTATTGGTTACTCACAGAAAAGCTGTGATTAGTTAA
- a CDS encoding ABC transporter substrate-binding protein: MNNNFGWTRRHFLQGLGASATGLALSSCVNTNRNPVELTKEAQEIEPVVDPNSLEKPNLTVGFVPVNDCAPFAVAWSKGFFRKYGLNVTLSREASWGTSRDGIIFGRLDASPVVSGAVTNARTGAEGARHAPLCAAMTIHRHGNAMTMNKGMWDHNLRPWQEYNGNLEEFKRDFNNYFTQLPQQQKILAVVLSSSIYEYFFRYLAAATGLNPDEEFRIIIIPPPQMVSNMRLGAMQAYMVAEPWNTRALNPLGKKGQQVGFTFAQGREIWQGHPDRLLAVMESFIEENPKTYRSLVKAMIEACQYCSDPKNREEVATLITDRSFTGAKPKTGAVDQFTRPGIVGEYNYGGFDGKERRVNSIDTTIFFDLPDNLNTISGNHSTFLWQSQSIWLMTQAARWGQIKKFPKNAEELARKAWRTDLYREIAAEMGIESPKEDYKVEPAEVFIDQRAFDPSDPMGYIKSFEISSNSPKLFYQS; the protein is encoded by the coding sequence ATGAATAACAATTTTGGTTGGACGCGGAGACATTTTCTCCAAGGTCTTGGCGCGTCAGCAACGGGACTTGCTCTGTCTTCTTGTGTTAACACTAACCGTAATCCTGTAGAACTCACAAAAGAGGCTCAAGAAATTGAACCTGTTGTCGACCCAAACAGCCTAGAAAAACCGAATTTAACGGTAGGATTTGTCCCGGTTAATGATTGTGCCCCCTTTGCAGTAGCTTGGAGTAAGGGATTTTTCCGCAAATACGGACTCAATGTCACCCTCAGTAGAGAGGCCAGTTGGGGAACATCCAGAGACGGGATTATTTTTGGACGTTTGGATGCTTCTCCGGTTGTCTCAGGGGCAGTCACTAACGCTCGGACAGGTGCAGAAGGGGCGCGTCATGCTCCGTTATGTGCTGCCATGACCATTCATCGTCATGGAAACGCAATGACCATGAATAAAGGGATGTGGGATCATAATTTACGGCCTTGGCAGGAATACAACGGCAATCTTGAAGAATTTAAGCGAGATTTTAATAATTATTTCACCCAATTACCTCAACAACAAAAGATTTTAGCTGTCGTTCTCAGTTCCTCAATTTATGAATATTTCTTCCGTTATTTAGCGGCGGCAACGGGATTAAATCCGGATGAAGAATTCCGCATTATTATTATTCCTCCCCCCCAAATGGTGAGTAATATGCGACTAGGAGCGATGCAAGCTTATATGGTAGCTGAACCTTGGAATACTCGCGCTTTAAATCCATTAGGAAAAAAGGGTCAACAAGTCGGATTTACCTTTGCTCAAGGGAGAGAAATTTGGCAAGGACATCCAGATAGATTATTAGCGGTCATGGAATCTTTTATCGAAGAAAATCCGAAAACTTACCGCAGTTTGGTTAAAGCAATGATTGAAGCTTGTCAATATTGTAGCGATCCTAAAAATCGGGAAGAAGTGGCAACATTAATTACCGATCGCTCTTTTACTGGAGCAAAACCTAAAACTGGGGCGGTCGATCAATTCACTCGACCGGGTATTGTTGGCGAGTACAATTATGGCGGATTTGATGGAAAAGAAAGGAGAGTAAATTCTATTGATACGACTATATTTTTTGATTTACCTGATAATTTAAATACTATTTCGGGCAATCATTCTACTTTTTTATGGCAATCTCAAAGTATTTGGCTAATGACTCAAGCCGCCCGTTGGGGACAAATTAAAAAATTTCCGAAAAATGCCGAAGAATTAGCCCGTAAAGCTTGGAGAACTGATCTCTATCGAGAAATTGCCGCAGAAATGGGAATTGAATCTCCTAAAGAGGATTACAAAGTAGAACCGGCTGAAGTATTTATTGATCAACGAGCTTTTGATCCGAGTGATCCTATGGGTTATATCAAGAGTTTTGAAATCAGTTCAAATTCTCCTAAACTTTTTTATCAGTCTTAA
- a CDS encoding ABC transporter ATP-binding protein produces the protein MTPNFATYTTPRLKTQNKMNQNFLEIENLVKAYPLPDGEKLVVLDGINLSVGSEEYISIIGHSGCGKSTLLKIVGGLEKATSGLVTLEGKEIRKPGAERMMVFQHYSLLPWLTVEENVRLAVDEVYKKESAREKKQIVTEHLAMVNLTKAARQYPDEISGGMKQRVGIARALAIRPKMLLMDEPFGALDALTRGKLQRQVLQICEQNRLAVMMITHDVDEAILMSDRIILMKNGPNANIGEILDVPFAHPRDPHELRESKEYYDLRNHALDFLDRYFTHDE, from the coding sequence ATGACTCCTAATTTTGCAACTTATACAACTCCTCGCCTAAAAACTCAGAATAAGATGAATCAAAATTTTTTAGAAATTGAAAATTTAGTTAAAGCTTATCCTCTGCCTGATGGAGAAAAACTTGTTGTTCTTGACGGAATTAATCTAAGTGTAGGCTCAGAAGAATATATTTCTATTATTGGACATTCTGGTTGTGGTAAATCAACTCTTTTAAAGATTGTAGGCGGACTAGAAAAAGCCACATCGGGTTTAGTAACTTTAGAAGGCAAAGAAATCCGTAAACCGGGTGCAGAAAGAATGATGGTCTTTCAACACTATTCTTTACTCCCTTGGTTAACCGTTGAAGAAAACGTTAGATTAGCAGTAGATGAAGTTTATAAAAAAGAGTCTGCCAGAGAGAAAAAACAGATTGTTACTGAACATTTAGCGATGGTAAATCTAACCAAAGCAGCCCGTCAATATCCCGATGAAATTTCCGGAGGGATGAAGCAGAGAGTAGGTATTGCCAGGGCTTTAGCAATTCGTCCTAAAATGTTATTAATGGATGAACCTTTTGGTGCTTTGGATGCTTTAACTAGAGGAAAATTACAGCGACAAGTTTTACAAATTTGTGAACAAAATCGACTGGCAGTAATGATGATCACTCACGATGTAGATGAGGCGATTTTAATGTCAGATAGAATTATTTTAATGAAGAATGGCCCTAATGCTAATATCGGAGAAATATTAGATGTTCCTTTTGCTCATCCAAGAGATCCTCATGAGTTACGAGAATCTAAAGAATATTATGACCTTCGTAATCATGCTTTAGATTTCTTAGATCGATATTTTACTCACGATGAGTAA